In Drosophila miranda strain MSH22 chromosome XR, D.miranda_PacBio2.1, whole genome shotgun sequence, the genomic window ggtgatgccgtttgaACCAAATTTCTAATGCTGAAATTTAACGTTAAATTCCGTTACTGAAATACGACCGTTTTTTCATAAAAAACACTAAAATTGTGAGTTTTAAAGGTCGTTAAAGATAAAATGGTATGTTGGGTGGGTACCTTACGGTATTGAACGATAAACAATCGGTTTGGTTTGAAACGTAAATATGTTTTTGCATAGTGATAGAAAGCTGTAGATGCCGACTTGAAAAATGTAAAACTGCGCAGCCAccaaattaaaaacaaaaattttggtTTATATTGTATCCTAATTTTTATCTCGTGCTAAGTATTTTTTATTACAGTGTATTACAGTGTTATTCATTAAACATTTATTGACCCCCAAGTAAATGAGAAAACGTCGGTTTGCGCAAAAAAATGCACTCTATCATTCCAATATGTAAAATAACCAATATCCAAGATTGAATGCAAGAAAACTGATAGGAAATATCATCCTCGAGTACTTATCAATTATGTTCACATCTTTGATCTTCGGTATAGTGGCTTTGATGGCAGATGCGCTTTTTTTTATTGCATGCAACATGCGAGGTCTAGTTGAGATTCCTGAATACATAATGTAAAAATTAAATGCAACTCAATAATTGAAGTAGCTTACCCCTCTGTGAACGATGTCGCAGTTGGTTACGTGCAGTGCCATAGTTGCGCGTAATTCGAAAACTTGGCGGAAACTTGGCCAAGTTTAAGGTCTCGGTGCCAATAGAGCCAATAGTCGCATTATAATTACTTTTCCGTAACGAAGGTATGGGGCTCATGCGTACATCCTGAAGCTCAATTATGTCTTCTGTCGTTGAACACGTTACAGATCTTTCACATTTACCTATAGATCATGATTATATTCAAAGATATTTTATTAATGAAAGGCATCtcaaatttaaattttgttgACTGTTTTATTGTCTGTAATGGACTCTTACAGACAGGAATGGCACACGTTTTACATGGTATATTAATTTTTTTCAAAAAGATAAGTATAATTTAAAAGTTACCTATCTTTTGTCGATCACAGTCCTTGAGTTTctttatctttttttttgctcgTTTTCCCCAGTACGTGTAGTTAACGGCCGCGTATTCAAGAAGCGCGGCAAAGACGAATACGAAACACATCACAAGGTAGATATCAATAGCCTTTACATAAGATATTCGAGGCAATGAACTACGAACGCCAGTGCTGATCGTTGTCATAGTCAGCACCGTGGTAATTCCCAAAGCAACCCTTGCACTTGTCGCCTCGTGATTAATCCAAAATGAAACCCATGACAGCATGACGATTAGTATGCTAGGAAGATAAgtctgaaatacaaaataaccGATGTTTCGTTGCAATTTGAATGAAAGGGACAGGCGCTGATACACTCCAGTGGCGAGCCGCTCTTTCCGATCATTTGTTTCATAACCAATAATAGTGAACTGGGGCAGTTCTGCGTCTTCCACACCACGCACTGGTGTTGGCTTCCAGTACATGACCACATCGCTGACCGTATATCCATCTGCGTAAAAGATTGCAGATAATTATTCATTTGAGCCCTATATATTAATACtaatattatattataattCTTATCAGTATATTAATAATTGATAAAAGaataataaaattaataatattaatagCTAATAGATATAAGATTTAAGATACAAGAAATTAAAATGTATTACCCCAAGCTATAAGATATATTCCTGCACTCCATCTTatctctttctttcttcttttaTTTATTCGATCGCAACGTG contains:
- the LOC117186766 gene encoding gamma-aminobutyric acid receptor subunit beta-like; protein product: MYWKPTPVRGVEDAELPQFTIIGYETNDRKERLATGVYQRLSLSFKLQRNIGYFVFQTYLPSILIVMLSWVSFWINHEATSARVALGITTVLTMTTISTGVRSSLPRISYVKAIDIYLVMCFVFVFAALLEYAAVNYTYWGKRAKKKIKKLKDCDRQKIGKCERSVTCSTTEDIIELQDVRMSPIPSLRKSNYNATIGSIGTETLNLAKFPPSFRITRNYGTARNQLRHRSQRGISTRPRMLHAIKKSASAIKATIPKIKDVNIIDKYSRMIFPISFLAFNLGYWLFYILE